Proteins from a single region of Caloramator sp. E03:
- the spoVAE gene encoding stage V sporulation protein AE gives MDYIRAFIVGGFICVIGQILMDKTKLTPARILVAFVTLGVILGALGFYEPLVKYGKAGATVPLPGFGYSLAKGAFKGVDEYGLIGAFTGGVTGTAAGIAAAVFFGYIMAIIFSPKMKK, from the coding sequence ATGGATTATATTAGGGCCTTTATAGTTGGAGGCTTTATTTGTGTAATAGGACAAATACTTATGGATAAAACTAAACTAACTCCTGCAAGAATACTTGTTGCCTTTGTAACTTTAGGAGTTATACTTGGAGCACTTGGGTTTTATGAGCCTCTTGTAAAATATGGTAAAGCAGGTGCTACAGTTCCTCTCCCTGGATTTGGCTATTCACTTGCTAAAGGAGCTTTTAAAGGAGTAGATGAGTATGGGCTTATAGGGGCTTTTACAGGAGGTGTTACAGGTACTGCAGCAGGGATTGCAGCAGCGGTATTTTTTGGTTATATAATGGCTATAATATTTAGTCCTAAAATGAAAAAATAG
- a CDS encoding TMEM165/GDT1 family protein — MAFLKTFLLVLIAEIGDKTQLMCMAFASRYKVRDVALGVGVAIFLLNGIAVAVGSLLGSIIPFNYIKIVAAICFIAFGLWTIKGEDEDEEDVEKKTNLGPVITIAATFFIAELGDKTQLMTLTLAANFKQPILVLLGSILGMFVADSLGIVGAAWLKKYVPDALMKWATAIIFLVFGIITLYEAVPKSYQRMQYILPFILVLGILIYIIGFKYNKNQETLK, encoded by the coding sequence ATGGCATTTTTGAAAACATTTCTACTTGTTTTAATTGCAGAAATTGGAGACAAAACTCAGCTTATGTGTATGGCCTTTGCAAGCAGATATAAGGTTAGAGATGTTGCCCTTGGAGTTGGAGTTGCAATATTTCTTTTAAATGGTATTGCAGTAGCTGTTGGAAGTTTATTAGGTTCTATAATACCTTTTAACTATATAAAGATAGTGGCAGCAATTTGCTTTATAGCCTTTGGGCTTTGGACTATAAAAGGTGAAGATGAGGATGAAGAGGATGTTGAGAAAAAAACCAATTTGGGTCCAGTTATAACAATAGCAGCTACTTTTTTTATTGCAGAACTTGGAGATAAAACTCAGCTTATGACATTAACCCTTGCTGCCAATTTTAAACAGCCTATTCTTGTACTATTAGGTTCAATCCTTGGAATGTTTGTAGCAGATAGCCTTGGAATTGTTGGAGCAGCATGGCTTAAAAAATATGTACCAGATGCGTTAATGAAATGGGCAACAGCAATAATATTTTTAGTATTTGGAATAATAACTTTGTATGAGGCAGTTCCTAAAAGCTATCAACGGATGCAGTATATATTACCTTTTATATTAGTTCTTGGAATACTTATCTATATAATTGGTTTTAAATATAATAAAAATCAAGAAACTCTTAAATAA
- the sigF gene encoding RNA polymerase sporulation sigma factor SigF → MKSNEPDSNRIPNQEEIMELVKKSQMGDKEAQDKLVRANIGLVSVIVKKFLNRGYEYEDLFQIGCIGLIKAIKNFKSDFNVKFSTYAVPMIMGEIKRFVRDDGIIKVSRNMKETARKVKIAKEKLVKEYGREVTIEEISKELSITSEDVILSLESLNAPEYLYETIHQDDGSPVLLIDKLSEEKDYGSDVTDKVALKEIINTLEPRARQIIILRYFKDMTQSQIAEILGISQVQVSRIEKKVLDYMRKTMTY, encoded by the coding sequence ATGAAAAGTAATGAGCCAGATAGCAATAGAATTCCAAATCAAGAGGAGATAATGGAACTTGTAAAGAAAAGCCAGATGGGAGATAAAGAGGCTCAAGATAAACTTGTAAGAGCAAATATTGGTTTGGTTTCTGTTATAGTTAAAAAATTTTTAAACCGTGGATATGAATATGAAGATCTTTTTCAAATAGGATGTATAGGACTTATAAAGGCAATAAAGAATTTTAAAAGTGATTTTAATGTTAAGTTCTCTACTTATGCTGTTCCAATGATAATGGGAGAGATAAAGAGATTCGTAAGGGATGATGGAATAATAAAAGTTAGTAGGAACATGAAAGAGACTGCAAGAAAGGTAAAAATTGCAAAGGAGAAGCTTGTTAAAGAGTATGGTAGGGAAGTTACTATTGAAGAGATATCAAAAGAACTTAGTATAACATCAGAAGATGTTATACTAAGCCTTGAAAGTTTAAATGCCCCTGAATATCTTTATGAAACAATTCATCAGGACGATGGCTCTCCAGTGCTTTTAATTGATAAATTAAGTGAAGAAAAGGATTATGGTTCTGATGTTACAGATAAGGTGGCTCTAAAGGAGATAATAAATACTTTAGAGCCAAGGGCAAGGCAAATAATAATACTGAGATATTTTAAAGATATGACTCAAAGTCAAATAGCAGAAATACTTGGAATATCTCAAGTACAAGTTTCAAGAATTGAAAAGAAGGTACTTGATTATATGAGAAAAACGATGACCTATTAA
- the spoIIAB gene encoding anti-sigma F factor: protein MNHNEIKVEFPSKSQNEAFARVVVAAFASQLDPTIEELADVKTAVSEAVTNAIIHGYENTIGTVTIKCSIDGRKLTVEVIDYGKGIEDVQLARQPLYTSRPELERSGMGFTVMETFMDTLEVESKLGEGTRVIMTKEFKSA, encoded by the coding sequence ATGAATCATAATGAGATAAAAGTTGAGTTTCCAAGCAAATCACAAAATGAAGCTTTTGCAAGGGTTGTTGTTGCAGCTTTTGCTTCACAGCTTGATCCTACGATTGAGGAGCTTGCTGATGTAAAAACAGCAGTTTCGGAAGCTGTTACTAATGCAATAATACATGGCTATGAAAATACAATAGGTACAGTTACTATAAAATGCAGCATAGATGGAAGAAAGTTGACGGTAGAGGTAATAGATTATGGAAAGGGAATAGAGGATGTACAGCTTGCAAGGCAACCTCTTTATACATCAAGGCCGGAGCTTGAAAGATCGGGTATGGGATTTACTGTTATGGAAACTTTTATGGATACCCTTGAGGTGGAATCTAAGTTAGGTGAAGGAACAAGAGTCATAATGACTAAAGAGTTCAAATCTGCATAA
- the spoVAC gene encoding stage V sporulation protein AC: protein MEKKLEKRLSEEFKNMVDKNNPESSIIKDCIYAFVIGGLICDVGQFFMNLFLSLGVPQENVGYYVATVMVFLGAFLTGLGIYDNIAKYAGAGTIVPITGFANSIVSPAMEFKREGYILGVGARMFIIAGPVLVYGISSSVIVGIIYYFIKYFAK, encoded by the coding sequence ATGGAAAAAAAGTTAGAGAAAAGATTAAGTGAAGAGTTTAAAAATATGGTAGATAAAAATAATCCTGAGTCTTCTATTATAAAAGATTGTATTTATGCCTTTGTAATAGGAGGTCTTATATGCGATGTTGGACAATTTTTTATGAATTTATTTCTATCCCTTGGAGTACCACAAGAAAATGTAGGATATTATGTTGCTACTGTGATGGTATTTCTTGGGGCATTTTTAACTGGTTTAGGAATTTATGATAATATTGCAAAATACGCAGGAGCAGGTACAATAGTGCCTATTACAGGTTTTGCAAATTCTATTGTTTCGCCTGCAATGGAGTTTAAAAGGGAAGGATATATACTTGGAGTAGGCGCAAGGATGTTTATAATTGCAGGGCCTGTACTTGTATATGGCATTTCTTCCTCAGTAATTGTTGGAATAATATATTATTTCATAAAGTATTTTGCAAAATGA
- the spoIIAA gene encoding anti-sigma F factor antagonist codes for MYLKFSKKDNTIIVMMSGELDHHSAENVRIKIDNKIDEFGSKNLIFDFSDVNFMDSSGIGIILGRYKKINEYGGKVAIVNLKPHIKRVFELGGLFKIIKEYESVEEAISNF; via the coding sequence ATGTATTTAAAATTCAGTAAAAAAGATAATACTATCATAGTTATGATGTCGGGAGAACTTGATCATCACTCAGCAGAAAACGTGAGAATAAAGATTGACAACAAAATAGATGAATTTGGAAGCAAAAATCTTATTTTTGATTTTTCAGATGTTAATTTTATGGACAGCTCGGGAATTGGAATTATATTAGGCAGATATAAAAAAATCAATGAGTATGGAGGTAAGGTTGCAATTGTAAATCTTAAGCCTCACATAAAAAGGGTTTTTGAACTTGGGGGTCTTTTTAAAATAATAAAAGAATATGAAAGCGTTGAAGAAGCTATTTCAAATTTTTAA
- a CDS encoding ATP-grasp domain-containing protein, protein MNLKVLWTISDSMGTISDLKMLKNINDINIDIVTADRKNKNSLGFSISDKKYIVPNGEAPDYIEKIKVICQNERITTLIPQYGDELVPLSKNIPIFDKLGVKIIVTPDTEKLSIANNKKALYDYFACCDFIPEYICVSTLDEIEKAIQNLGYPDKTVCMKPASSEGSKGFYIITDEKVDILNEGLNTKISWKMLKSYLKHYNDIPDILVMEYLPGDEYSVDCVCKDGETIVTIPRRRVETSMGVAVKSIIEKNEEIIDISKRIIKALNLSYNINIQFKYAQDGKPKLIEINPRVSGSLVANLGAGVNMLELSLKLAYNLPLPSIDVKWGSKMIRYWDQMYI, encoded by the coding sequence ATGAACTTAAAAGTATTATGGACAATATCAGACAGTATGGGCACAATATCGGACTTAAAAATGCTAAAGAATATTAATGATATTAATATAGATATAGTTACAGCTGATAGGAAAAATAAAAATTCCTTAGGCTTTTCAATATCTGATAAGAAATATATAGTACCTAATGGAGAAGCCCCAGATTATATAGAAAAAATAAAAGTTATTTGTCAAAATGAAAGAATTACTACTTTAATACCACAATACGGTGATGAATTAGTTCCATTATCAAAAAACATTCCAATATTTGATAAATTAGGAGTAAAAATAATAGTAACACCTGATACTGAAAAGCTTAGTATTGCAAATAACAAGAAAGCCTTATATGATTATTTTGCTTGTTGCGATTTCATACCTGAATATATATGTGTATCTACATTGGATGAAATTGAAAAAGCTATACAAAACCTTGGGTATCCTGACAAAACAGTATGTATGAAGCCTGCATCTTCTGAAGGTAGTAAAGGATTCTATATAATAACAGATGAAAAGGTTGATATTTTAAACGAAGGGCTAAACACTAAAATATCTTGGAAAATGTTAAAAAGTTACTTGAAACATTACAATGATATTCCAGATATTCTCGTTATGGAATACTTGCCAGGCGATGAATATAGTGTGGATTGTGTTTGTAAAGATGGCGAAACAATTGTTACTATTCCCCGACGTAGAGTAGAAACATCTATGGGAGTAGCAGTTAAATCTATTATAGAAAAGAATGAGGAAATAATTGATATATCAAAAAGAATAATTAAAGCTTTAAACCTTTCTTATAATATAAATATACAGTTTAAATATGCACAGGACGGTAAACCAAAGCTAATCGAAATAAACCCTAGGGTATCAGGTTCATTGGTTGCTAACCTTGGTGCAGGCGTAAATATGTTAGAATTATCTTTAAAGTTAGCTTATAACTTACCACTGCCATCAATAGATGTAAAATGGGGCTCAAAAATGATAAGATATTGGGATCAGATGTATATTTAA
- a CDS encoding phosphatidylglycerol lysyltransferase domain-containing protein, giving the protein MLLFREISIKDKELFKNIEYISSDYVFSYIYMYSELYKLKIYHDDRTIIIHSGAQKPSFYMPLGDTEYGIKLILKYCQRQKIKPHFTKIPVSHIEIFKAMNFKIKEDRNSFDYIYSNLALSTYEGPKFQKQRNNVANYLKTNTPIYSCDIVNNIEKCKEFTLKYYAGTDVVQPTLKILDCIEEFNLKGGIVWNGSDINAYNIYEIISDNMAISHVELTNNSHRGVHAYMINEMSKNMDVEFINKEDDMGLPGLRRFKERYNPYALLVKYSAYPNFHL; this is encoded by the coding sequence ATGTTGTTGTTTAGGGAAATATCTATAAAGGATAAGGAGCTTTTTAAGAATATTGAATATATAAGTTCAGATTATGTATTTTCATATATTTATATGTACAGTGAGCTATACAAATTAAAAATATATCATGATGATAGGACAATAATTATACACTCAGGAGCTCAAAAGCCCTCTTTCTATATGCCCTTGGGTGATACGGAATATGGTATAAAACTTATTTTAAAATACTGTCAAAGGCAAAAGATTAAACCTCATTTTACAAAGATACCAGTTAGCCATATTGAAATATTTAAAGCTATGAATTTTAAAATAAAGGAAGATAGAAATTCATTTGACTACATTTACTCTAACTTGGCTTTATCTACTTATGAAGGTCCGAAGTTTCAAAAGCAGAGGAACAATGTTGCAAATTATCTAAAAACAAATACTCCAATTTATAGCTGTGATATAGTTAATAACATTGAAAAATGTAAAGAATTTACACTGAAATACTATGCTGGAACTGATGTTGTGCAGCCTACTTTAAAAATACTTGATTGTATAGAGGAGTTTAATTTAAAGGGAGGCATAGTATGGAATGGCAGCGATATTAATGCATACAATATATATGAAATAATATCTGACAATATGGCCATTTCCCATGTAGAACTTACTAATAATAGCCACAGGGGAGTTCATGCATATATGATAAATGAGATGTCTAAAAATATGGATGTTGAATTTATTAACAAGGAGGATGATATGGGCTTACCCGGACTTAGAAGGTTTAAAGAGAGGTACAATCCTTATGCTCTTCTTGTAAAGTATTCTGCATATCCTAATTTTCATCTATAG
- the spoVAD gene encoding stage V sporulation protein AD — translation MAVKKIGVQTIKFYNPPSIIETATITGSKEGQGPLGEYFDVVLSDDLYGEKSWEKAESKMTREAVKLAINKANLHPEDIDYMFSGDLLNQIISSSFAARELQIPFFGLYGACSTMTESLSLSAIVIDGGYADYVIAATSSHFASAERQYRFPLEYGGQRPPTSQWTVTGAGAALLSSKGDGPYITYATTGRVLDFGVKDANNMGAAMAPAAADTILRHFKDTGFKPSDYDLIITGDLGKVGKELAVELVKKGGYDISGIYTDCGVEIYDLSDQDVHAGASGCGCSAVVFCGYLYRALKEGKFKKILLISTGALLSPTSSQQGESIPGIAHAVTIERSV, via the coding sequence ATGGCTGTAAAAAAAATTGGTGTTCAAACTATAAAGTTTTATAATCCACCATCTATAATAGAAACAGCTACAATAACTGGTTCTAAAGAAGGGCAAGGACCTCTTGGAGAGTATTTTGATGTTGTTTTAAGTGATGATTTATACGGTGAAAAATCTTGGGAAAAGGCAGAAAGTAAGATGACGAGGGAAGCAGTAAAGCTTGCTATAAATAAAGCAAATCTTCACCCAGAAGATATAGATTATATGTTTTCAGGAGATCTTTTAAATCAAATAATATCATCAAGTTTTGCAGCAAGGGAACTTCAGATACCTTTCTTTGGACTTTATGGTGCCTGTTCTACAATGACAGAATCATTAAGCCTTTCTGCTATAGTTATAGATGGTGGATATGCAGATTATGTAATTGCTGCAACATCAAGTCATTTTGCATCTGCAGAAAGACAGTACAGATTTCCTCTTGAATATGGGGGACAAAGGCCTCCAACATCACAGTGGACAGTTACAGGGGCAGGTGCAGCTCTTTTATCATCTAAAGGTGATGGCCCATATATAACTTATGCTACTACTGGAAGAGTATTAGATTTTGGGGTTAAGGATGCCAATAACATGGGAGCAGCTATGGCACCTGCAGCTGCTGATACAATATTAAGGCATTTTAAAGATACAGGATTTAAACCTTCAGATTATGACCTTATTATAACTGGGGATCTTGGCAAAGTTGGCAAGGAGCTTGCAGTTGAGCTTGTTAAAAAAGGAGGTTATGATATTTCAGGCATTTATACAGACTGTGGAGTTGAGATATATGATCTTTCTGATCAAGATGTTCATGCAGGAGCGAGTGGATGCGGTTGTTCAGCTGTTGTGTTTTGTGGATATCTTTACAGGGCATTAAAAGAAGGTAAATTTAAAAAGATACTCCTAATATCAACGGGTGCATTGCTTAGTCCAACAAGCAGCCAACAGGGAGAGTCTATTCCTGGCATAGCTCATGCAGTTACAATTGAAAGGAGTGTATGA
- the speE gene encoding polyamine aminopropyltransferase — protein MEMWLREMQIENAAMTYKIKETLVRKKTKFQDLAIVDTEAFGRMLVLDGIVQTTIKDEFVYHEMITHIPLFTHPNPKKVLVVGGGDGGAIREILKHPSVEKAVLCEIDEDVIIECKKYLPEISCALDDKRCEIFVGDGIKYVKEHKNEFDVIIVDSTDPFSIAEGLFGGNFYKDIYEALTEDGLFIAQTETPFFLPDTVKKVFNDAKSIFPITKLFMAAIPTYPGGYWSFTVGSKKYDPSQVDTSKIPNLDTKYYTPELHKACFVLPKYVKDVIE, from the coding sequence ATGGAAATGTGGCTTAGGGAAATGCAAATTGAAAACGCAGCAATGACCTATAAAATAAAAGAAACTTTAGTTAGAAAAAAGACTAAATTTCAAGATTTAGCTATAGTAGATACTGAAGCCTTTGGAAGAATGCTTGTACTTGATGGAATTGTTCAAACAACAATAAAAGATGAATTCGTATACCATGAGATGATTACTCACATTCCTCTATTTACTCACCCTAACCCTAAAAAGGTTTTAGTAGTTGGTGGAGGAGACGGAGGAGCTATAAGAGAAATACTAAAGCATCCTTCTGTAGAAAAAGCAGTTTTATGCGAAATCGATGAAGATGTAATAATAGAATGCAAGAAATATCTTCCTGAAATCAGCTGTGCTCTTGATGATAAGCGCTGCGAAATTTTCGTTGGAGATGGCATAAAATACGTTAAAGAACACAAAAATGAATTTGATGTAATCATTGTTGATTCAACAGATCCATTTAGCATAGCTGAAGGATTGTTTGGAGGAAACTTTTATAAGGATATATATGAAGCATTAACTGAAGATGGGTTATTCATAGCTCAGACAGAAACTCCATTTTTCCTTCCCGATACTGTAAAGAAAGTATTTAATGATGCAAAATCAATATTCCCTATAACAAAGCTTTTTATGGCAGCTATTCCTACATACCCTGGAGGATACTGGAGCTTCACAGTAGGATCTAAAAAGTATGATCCATCCCAAGTTGATACTTCAAAGATTCCAAACCTCGATACAAAATACTACACTCCTGAGCTTCACAAAGCATGTTTCGTATTGCCAAAATACGTTAAAGATGTCATTGAATAA
- a CDS encoding stage V sporulation protein AE — protein MKRKVILVTDGDLCAKKAVEIATANIGGRCISRSAGNPTLLSGEEIVEYIKQAKNDPVVVMVDDRGNTNKGSGEEAMEYILKCDDIEVLGVIAVASNTNGVTGIKVDYSIDRNGKVTKNAVDKHGIEKKDKIVKGDTVDVLNKVKVPLIIGIGDIGKMDGYDDTDIGAPIITKAMEMILENRKNIE, from the coding sequence ATGAAAAGAAAAGTTATATTAGTTACTGATGGAGATTTATGTGCTAAAAAGGCAGTTGAAATTGCAACTGCTAATATAGGAGGAAGGTGTATATCAAGGTCAGCAGGTAATCCTACACTCCTTAGTGGGGAGGAGATAGTTGAATATATAAAACAGGCAAAAAATGATCCTGTTGTTGTAATGGTTGATGACAGAGGAAATACAAACAAAGGGAGTGGGGAGGAGGCAATGGAATATATTTTAAAATGTGATGATATAGAAGTATTAGGTGTTATTGCTGTGGCATCTAATACAAATGGAGTTACTGGCATAAAAGTTGATTACTCTATAGATAGAAATGGTAAAGTAACTAAAAATGCAGTAGACAAACATGGAATTGAAAAAAAAGATAAGATTGTAAAAGGAGATACAGTTGATGTACTAAATAAAGTTAAGGTACCTTTAATAATAGGAATAGGAGATATAGGGAAAATGGATGGATATGATGATACCGATATTGGTGCTCCTATAATTACAAAAGCTATGGAAATGATATTAGAGAATAGAAAAAATATAGAATAA
- the yunB gene encoding sporulation protein YunB, translating into MNAPFKKRKIKSIAFLIIIFAFILFIFYKLDKELKPVMMALCDAEARIIAMETINGTIREEFGSKISYDDIMNIKTDKDGNIVMIQANTVELNRIGSDVALSVQKRIQSIGVRGVKIPLGVLAKNDLFAYYGPKITFKMQPVGSVVTSYRSEFQAAGINQTRHIVYLDVTSTIQVVIPLARNVVTVTSNIPIAESIIVGKVPNTYANIEGTKLDDIIKK; encoded by the coding sequence ATGAATGCACCCTTTAAAAAGAGAAAAATTAAAAGTATAGCATTTTTAATTATTATATTTGCATTCATATTATTTATATTCTATAAGCTCGATAAAGAGCTTAAGCCTGTCATGATGGCTCTTTGTGATGCAGAGGCAAGAATAATTGCAATGGAAACTATAAACGGTACAATAAGAGAAGAATTTGGGAGTAAAATATCTTATGATGATATTATGAATATAAAGACCGATAAGGATGGGAATATCGTTATGATACAGGCAAATACTGTAGAACTAAACAGGATAGGTTCAGATGTAGCCTTATCGGTACAAAAAAGGATACAAAGTATAGGAGTAAGGGGAGTCAAAATTCCCCTTGGGGTTCTTGCTAAAAACGATTTATTTGCATACTATGGTCCTAAAATTACCTTTAAAATGCAGCCTGTAGGTTCAGTTGTTACAAGCTATCGTTCAGAGTTTCAGGCAGCAGGTATAAACCAGACAAGACATATTGTTTATCTTGATGTTACCTCAACTATTCAAGTTGTAATACCTCTTGCAAGGAATGTGGTAACAGTAACCTCTAATATACCAATAGCTGAAAGCATAATCGTTGGAAAGGTTCCTAACACTTATGCAAACATAGAAGGAACCAAATTAGATGATATTATAAAAAAATAA
- a CDS encoding transglycosylase domain-containing protein: MEQESRRKRKKVKKKGSGIGKKFLIIILIIILLSTAAATGAVIAVLKSAPTLNTDIINNLKQSSKIYDMNGKYIEDFSGSENRNVVPLKQIPKNLQNAFVAIEDERFWTHHGIDIKRIFGALWYDIKTMSKAQGASTITQQLIKNYALSPKKNITRKIQEAYLAIQLERQLSKEQILEAYLNTILLGNNTWGVQAASMLYFGKDVSQLNLAECSLLAGITQNPSKYNPYSKKNTENPKDLLDRQKTVLSKMLELGYITKDEYDSALNYKLKFQSKQTAMSMKYQWFIEPAIEQIAKDFAEKYGMTESEAKQKLRIGGYNIYLTIDTNIQEVAQSVIDNDKYYSNLKLSKDLQYYSADGKSKSIVQPQAAAVIFDYKSGEVRAIVGGRGAHDLMSLNRATEVARQPGSSIKPLAVYGPAIDTKLATAGTVIEDSPMPSDFVKANKGWDPKNADGKFRGYITIRDAIKHSVNLVAVKLQLQVGVNTSINYLQNKFHITTIKNDDKNTAAMALGGMTEGVTPYEMAAAYGVFGNGGIYSEPIMYTKVTDRNGDVILEKTSEQSKSLSPQAAYIMTDMLKGVLSAGGTGASANLGAMPAAGKTGTASDNTNAWFCGFTPYYSGAIWIGHDQPKVKVTNLTSSLAARMWGDIMKQVHKNLDVVDFQVPSGIVKSEICIDSGKAPSDICAQDPRGSRIRSELFIDGTQPVEICDIHTTADIDIRTGKLASWDTPSEYISRKVFIKRDAKSRATLLDDPYVLPTELINQINESGTPIATP, encoded by the coding sequence ATGGAACAGGAAAGCAGAAGAAAGAGAAAAAAAGTAAAGAAAAAAGGCTCTGGTATTGGTAAAAAATTCCTCATTATTATATTAATAATCATCCTGTTATCAACAGCTGCTGCAACAGGTGCTGTAATTGCTGTACTTAAATCAGCTCCTACATTAAATACAGATATAATAAACAATTTAAAGCAAAGCAGCAAGATATATGACATGAATGGAAAATATATCGAGGATTTTTCAGGAAGTGAAAACAGAAATGTAGTACCATTAAAGCAGATACCTAAGAATCTTCAAAATGCATTTGTTGCTATTGAAGACGAAAGGTTTTGGACTCACCATGGAATTGATATAAAAAGAATATTTGGAGCACTATGGTATGATATAAAAACTATGTCAAAGGCTCAGGGAGCATCTACAATAACTCAACAGCTAATTAAAAACTATGCTTTATCACCTAAAAAGAATATAACAAGAAAGATTCAGGAAGCTTATCTTGCAATACAACTTGAAAGGCAATTAAGCAAAGAACAAATACTTGAAGCTTACCTTAATACAATACTTCTTGGAAATAATACTTGGGGTGTACAGGCTGCTTCTATGCTTTACTTTGGGAAAGATGTAAGCCAGCTTAATCTTGCAGAGTGTTCATTGCTTGCAGGAATTACTCAAAACCCATCTAAATATAACCCCTATAGCAAGAAAAATACCGAAAACCCAAAGGATCTTTTAGATAGACAGAAAACTGTGCTTTCAAAGATGCTTGAACTTGGATATATTACAAAGGATGAATATGATTCAGCATTAAATTATAAGCTCAAATTTCAAAGCAAACAAACAGCAATGTCTATGAAATACCAGTGGTTTATTGAACCTGCAATAGAACAGATTGCAAAGGACTTTGCCGAAAAATACGGTATGACTGAAAGTGAAGCAAAGCAAAAGCTTAGAATAGGTGGATATAATATTTATTTAACAATTGACACAAATATACAAGAGGTTGCCCAATCAGTTATAGATAATGACAAATACTATAGCAATCTTAAGCTTAGCAAAGACTTACAATATTATTCAGCTGATGGTAAATCAAAATCAATTGTGCAACCTCAGGCAGCAGCTGTTATATTTGATTACAAATCTGGAGAAGTAAGGGCTATTGTAGGAGGGCGTGGTGCCCATGATCTAATGTCACTAAATAGAGCAACAGAAGTTGCAAGACAGCCCGGTTCTTCAATAAAACCTCTTGCAGTATATGGTCCTGCTATAGATACAAAGCTTGCAACGGCAGGAACTGTAATAGAAGATTCTCCTATGCCATCGGACTTTGTTAAAGCAAATAAGGGCTGGGATCCTAAAAACGCAGATGGTAAATTCAGAGGATATATTACAATACGAGATGCTATAAAGCACTCAGTTAACCTTGTTGCTGTAAAACTTCAGCTTCAAGTTGGTGTTAACACATCAATCAATTATCTTCAAAATAAATTTCATATAACAACCATTAAAAATGATGATAAAAATACAGCAGCAATGGCACTTGGAGGTATGACAGAAGGAGTTACTCCTTATGAGATGGCTGCAGCCTATGGTGTATTCGGAAATGGAGGAATTTATTCTGAACCAATAATGTATACAAAAGTAACTGATAGGAATGGAGATGTAATACTTGAGAAGACTTCTGAACAGTCGAAGTCTTTATCTCCCCAAGCTGCATATATAATGACTGATATGTTAAAAGGAGTTTTATCAGCTGGTGGAACAGGAGCATCAGCAAACCTTGGTGCAATGCCTGCTGCAGGTAAAACAGGTACTGCAAGCGACAACACAAATGCATGGTTCTGTGGATTTACTCCTTACTATTCCGGTGCAATATGGATAGGTCATGATCAGCCAAAGGTTAAAGTTACAAATCTTACAAGTTCTCTTGCTGCAAGAATGTGGGGAGACATAATGAAACAAGTTCACAAAAATCTTGATGTAGTTGATTTCCAAGTTCCATCTGGAATAGTAAAAAGTGAAATATGTATAGATTCAGGAAAGGCTCCCTCTGATATATGTGCACAAGATCCAAGAGGTTCAAGAATAAGAAGTGAGCTATTCATCGATGGAACTCAACCTGTTGAAATATGTGACATTCATACAACTGCAGATATAGATATTAGAACTGGTAAACTTGCATCTTGGGATACGCCTTCAGAATATATCAGTAGAAAAGTATTTATTAAAAGGGATGCAAAATCAAGGGCTACCCTTTTAGATGATCCTTACGTACTCCCGACAGAACTTATTAATCAAATTAATGAATCTGGAACACCAATTGCCACACCATAG